In Aegilops tauschii subsp. strangulata cultivar AL8/78 chromosome 3, Aet v6.0, whole genome shotgun sequence, one genomic interval encodes:
- the LOC109780240 gene encoding uncharacterized protein has translation MVALVYSAAHSDWTRGQITREMHRSTHAARWPGTSTLRRTTPHHTVHASVSATGKRLGMDALGLLGRVCRLGHFCRRSTATPPPPSPRPPPRSNSGRAVRAGARATSSSAPQAMGAKREEEPRVVTLRPVEATPESFAPFGQVIAASPDGDQFGPHDAQLDLSRGIPRFYIMRLESRPLKFSSITHHASVTQCLGSIGGQDWYLGVAKPSILDGATEQSGGGTAVQSRAGHFYLPPDPSEVCVFRVSGPKFLKLHAGTWHAGPLFKADAVDFYNLELSNTNVVDHTTHYFKKQDGVTFVIED, from the exons GGTTGCGCTCGTGTACAGCGCCGCTCATTCGGACTGGACGCGTGGACAGATTACGAGAGAGATGCACCGGAGCACCCACGCCGCACGGTGGCCTGGTACTAGCACACTGCGGCGCACCACACCACACCACACCGTGCACGCTTCGGTTTCGGCCACGGGAAAACGTTTGGGGATGGATGCGCTGGGCCTCCTGGGCCGCGTGTGCCGCCTCGGCCACTTCTGCCGCCGCAGCACGGCcactcctccccctccctctccccgcCCCCCTCCTCGCAGCAACAGCGGCAGAGCCGTGCGCGCCGGAGCCAGAGCCACCTCGTCGTCGGCGCCGCAGGCGATGGGAGCCAAGCGGGAGGAGGAGCCGAGGGTGGTGACGCTCCGGCCGGTGGAGGCCACGCCGGAGTCCTTCGCGCCCTTCGGGCAGGTCATCGCCGCCTCCCCCGACGGCGACCAGTTCGGCCCCCACGACGCCCAGCTCGACCTCAGCCGCGGCATCCCTAG GTTCTACATCATGAGATTGGAGAGTAGGCCGCTCAAGTTCTCGTCCATCACCCACCACGCCAGCGTCACGCAGTGCCTGGGCTCCATCGGCGGCCAGGACTGGTACCTCGGCGTGGCCAAGCCTTCCATCCTTGACGGGGCGACGGAGCAGAGTGGTGGCGGGACTGCCGTGCAGTCGCGCGCTGGGCATTTCTATCTGCCTCCCGATCCGTCCGAGGTCTGCGTCTTCCGGGTCTCTGGTCCCAAGTTTCTCAAGCTGCACGCCGGGACCTGGCACGCCGGGCCGCTGTTCAAGGCAGACGCCGTGGATTTCTATAACCTGGAGCTGAGCAACACCAAT GTTGTTGATCACACCACGCACTACTTCAAGAAGCAGGACGGCGTAACCTTTGTGATCGAGGACTGA
- the LOC109780241 gene encoding uncharacterized protein At4g08330, chloroplastic — MTLYKRTARGGDTGGAGRQSTTSTTPSLSVCSTRSARHQQATALFSPHSLHSPHDPSPTPAGHAQSGTLPDSGQELQPRSSSSMVRSNSIDSCYSSIQDVTYSCGYCGYALNLSSAARNTAGIGSKYGKNIRKKGVVAFVAVDETRFTQADEVTCAPRLRPWTWRLFRRRSRLLCGKCGGRIGAAYEVDDDEDPAGLSACAGSDDDGDDLRTSPGDDSGGVGASRRRNYLIRIGALQPSTDDPPPADPFSL; from the exons ATGACTTTATATAAGCGCACGGCGCGAGGTGGCGACACGGGGGGCGCCGGACGACAAAGTACTACTAGTACCACTCCCTCCCTGTCCGTCTGCTCGACCCGATCAGCTCGCCACCAGCAAGCAACCGCTCTTTTTAGCCCCCACTCGCTCCACTCTCCCCACGATCCCTCCCCCACTCCGGCCGGCCACGCACAGAGCGGAACGCTCCCCGACTCCGGCCAAGAGCTCCAGCCCCGATCGTCGTCGTCCATGGTGAGGTCCAACTCTATCGACAGCTGCTACTCCTCCATCCAGGACGTCACCTACAG CTGCGGCTACTGCGGCTACGCGCTGAACCTGAGCTCGGCGGCGCGGAACACGGCCGGCATCGGCTCCAAGTACGGCAAGAATATAAGGAAGAAGGGCGTCGTCGCCTTCGTCGCCGTCGACGAGACGCGCTTCACGCAGGCCGACGAGGTCACCTGCGCGCCCCGCCTCCGCCCCTGGACCTGGCGCCTCTTCCGGCGGAGGTCGCGCCTGCTCTGCGGCAAGTGCGGCGGCCGCATCGGCGCCGCCTACGAGGTCGACGATGACGAGGACCCCGCCGGCCTGTCCGCGTGCGCCGGCTCggacgacgacggcgacgacCTGCGGACGAGCCCGGGCGACGATAGCGGCGGCGTCGGCGCGTCCAGAAGGAGGAACTACCTGATCAGGATCGGCGCGCTGCAGCCCTCGACGGACGATCCTCCTCCCGCTGATCCCTTCTCTCTATGA
- the LOC109780242 gene encoding serine carboxypeptidase-like 27: protein MARGLAAALLALLAASVALAAAAPADQEGDRIRELPGQPPNVGFSQYSGYVTVNQARGRALFYWLVEAAPAAGPIAPLVLWLNGGPGCSSVGYGASEEVGPFRIRPDGKTLYLNKNSWNKAANLLFLESPAGVGFSYSNTSMDLYTAGDAKTALDAYAFMVNWLERFPQYKYREFYIAGESYAGHYVPQLAKLIFEKNNGTENPTINLKGFVVGNAVTDDYNDYLGTFEYWWSHGLISDSTYLNLKKTCLFDSSEHPSPECVKNLNLASSEEGNIDPYSLYTKPCNSSASLKLGLGGRYPWLSRAYDPCTERYSNIYYNLPEVQAALHANTTGIKYPWKTCSDIVGSYWADSPRSMLPIYHELIAAGIRIWVFSGDTDAVVPVTATRYSISALKLPTLMNWYPWYDHGKVGGWSQVYKGLTLVTVAGAGHEVPLHRPRQALILFRHFLKDTPMPTQ from the exons ATGGCTCGCGGGCTCGCGGCGGCTCTGCTGGCGCTGCTAGCGGCGTCGGTGGCATTGGCGGCGGCCGCCCCGGCCGACCAGGAGGGCGACCGGATCCGGGAGCTCCCGGGGCAGCCGCCCAACGTGGGCTTCTCGCAGTACTCGGGCTACGTCACGGTCAACCAGGCCCGCGGCCGCGCGCTCTTCTACTGGCTCGtcgaggcggcgccggcggccgggCCCATCGCGCCGCTCGTCCTCTGGCTCAACGGCGGGCCCGGCTGCTCCTCCGTCGGCTACGGCGCCTCCGAGGAGGTCGGCCCCTTCCGTATCCGGCCCGACGGGAAGACGCTCTACCTCAACAAGAATTCCTGGAACAAGG CGGCCAACTTGCTCTTCTTGGAGTCGCCGGCAGGCGTGggcttctcctactccaacacgTCGATGGATCTGTACACCGCCGGAGACGCCAAGACAG CACTGGATGCCTACGCTTTTATGGTGAACTGGCTGGAGAGATTCCCACAGTACAAGTACAGGGAGTTCTACATTGCTGGAGAGAGTTATGCAG GGCATTATGTTCCCCAGCTGGCCAAGCTCATATTCGAAAAGAACAATGGCACTGAGAATCCAACAATTAACCTCAAAGGATTCGTG GTGGGGAATGCGGTTACGGACGACTACAATGACTATCTTGGCACATTTGAGTACTGGTGGAGTCATGGCCTGATCTCTGACAGCACTTACCTCAACTTGAAGAAGACATGCTTGTTTGATTCCTCAGAGCACCCTTCCCCTGAATGTGTCAAGAACCTGAATCTGGCTAGTTCCGAAGAAGGCAACATTGACCCTTATAGCCTGTATACAAAGCCCTGCAATAGCTCAGCCTCTCTCAAACTTGGCCTAGGAGGACGCTAT CCTTGGTTGTCCAGAGCTTATGATCCTTGCACCGAAAGATATTCAAATATATACTACAATCTGCCAGAAGTGCAGGCGGCATTACACGCTAACACAACTGGAATTAAATACCCTTGGAAAACTTGCAG TGATATTGTCGGATCGTATTGGGCGGATTCCCCCAGATCTATGCTTCCTATCTACCATGAGCTAATTGCAGCTGGTATCAGGATATGGGTATTCAG TGGGGATACAGATGCTGTTGTTCCTGTAACCGCAACAAGATATTCGATAAGCGCTCTCAAGCTACCAACGCTGATGAATTGGTACCCTTGGTATGACCATGGGAAG GTTGGAGGTTGGAGTCAGGTTTACAAAGGACTAACTCTCGTCACCGTAGCAGGTGCAGGGCATGAGGTACCTCTGCACCGGCCTCGGCAAGCACTAATACTATTCAGACACTTCTTGAAGGACACACCGATGCCTACTCAATAG
- the LOC109780244 gene encoding ATP-dependent Clp protease adapter protein CLPS2, chloroplastic, whose amino-acid sequence MAISSRAAACTALGFPSTTAAAPPSSVSVNRRAQPRKAVAAVARATSAGGAVLDPPAFDQSQLDTLPPAQEGGDTGRLKDRKGTGSGDSYKVLLLDDPRHTEKHVETALPQVVPSVTAEAARQLFHESRQKGAALVIVAVKEHAEFYAQMMVRHGLRSAIEPESDMAS is encoded by the exons ATGGCGATCAGCAGCAGAGCTGCAGCTTGTACCGCACTCGGTTTCCCgagcaccaccgccgccgccccgccctcgaGCGTCTCCGTGAACCGGAGAGCTCAGCCGAGGAAGGCGGTGGCAGCCGTGGCCCGCGCGACCAGCGCTGGCGGCGCGGTGCTGGACCCGCCGGCCTTCGACCAGTCCCAGCTCGACACCCTTCCCCCAGCACAAGAAG GAGGAGACACGGGGAGGCTCAAGGACCGCAAGGGCACCGGCAGCGGCGACAGCTACAAGGTGCTGCTCCTAGACGACCCGCGCCACACCGAGAAGCACG TGGAGACGGCGTTGCCGCAGGTGGTGCCGTCGGTGACGGCCGAGGCGGCGCGGCAGCTCTTCCACGAGTCCCGCCAGAAAGGCGCCGCGCTGGTCATCGTCGCCGTCAAG GAGCATGCCGAGTTCTACGCGCAGATGATGGTTCGCCACGGGCTACGATCTGCCATCGAGCCCGAGTCCGACATGGCATCTTAA
- the LOC109780243 gene encoding coatomer subunit delta-3: MVVLAASIISKSGKALASRQYVDMSRIRIEGLLAAFPKLVGTGKQHTYVETENVRYVYQPIEELYLLLITNKQSNILEDLDTLRLLSKIVPEYSPSLDEEGVCKAAFQLIFAFDEAISLGNKENVTVPQIKQYCEMESHEEKLHKLIMQSKINDTNDLMRRKVTEIEKNKIDRGKTGEGFAPTRTPNNFNDMNIRGGPGSEIGPIFTDKTKGRSSAPSPAPSKMPGGMKLSKAHKPNQFLESLKAEGEVILEDTQLRSKSSSSIPPSDPITVTIEEKLNVTVKRDGGVTNFDVQGTLALQVLNDTDGYIQLQIENQDAPGLSFRTHPNIDKQLFNGQKIVGARDPSRPFPSGQNETPLVKWRIEGLNESSLPLTVSCWPSTSGNTTVVNIEYEASDMFDLHNVIVSIPLPALRDAPSVKQIDGEWRYDSRNSVLEWSVMLIDQSNRSGSMEFSVPAADPSTFFPISVGFSASNTFSNVKVTAILPLQGGSSKYSQQVRLVTVNYQVV; the protein is encoded by the exons ATG GTGGTTCTGGCAGCTTCTATAATATCAAAGTCTGGAAAGG CACTTGCTTCGAGGCAATATGTTGACATGTCTCGGATAAGGATCGAGGGACTGCTTGCAGCATTTCCAAAGTTGGTTGGAACTGGAAAGCAACATACTTATGTTGAGACAGAAAATGTTCGTTATGTTTATCAACCAATTGAAGAGCTGTATCTGCTACTCATCACAAATAAGCAGAGTAACATCCTTGAAGATCTGGACACACTGAGGCTGCTCTCCAAAATT GTACCTGAATACTCCCCTTCTTTGGACGAAGAGGGTGTCTGCAAGGCCGCATTCCAACTTATATTTGCTTTTGATGAAGCCATTTCTCTTGGAAACAAGGAAAATGTAACTGTTCCACAAATTAAACAATATTGCGAAATGGAGAGCCATGAAGAGAAGCTACACAAGCTGATCATGCAAAGCAAGATAAATGACACTAACGATCTCATGAGGAGAAAAGTTACTGAGATTGAGAAAAACAAG ATTGATAGAGGCAAGACTGGGGAAGGATTTGCTCCGACAAGAACTCCGAATAACTTTAATGACATGAACATTAGAGGTGGTCCAGGGTCAGAGATTGGTCCTATATTTACTGACAAGACAAAAG GGCGATCATCTGCTCCTTCTCCTGCTCCTAGTAAAATGCCTGGTGGAATGAAATTAAGTAAAGCACACAAGCCAAATCAGTTCCTGGAGTCTTTGAAAGCTGAAGGAGAAGTTATTCTGGAGGATACTCAACTAAGGTCAAAGTCATCATCATCTATTCCACCAAGTGATCCTATCACAGTGACTATTGAAGAGAAGTTGAATGTCACAGTTAAAAGGGATGGCGGAGTTACTAATTTTGATGTTCAAGGAACCCTTGCTCTCCAAGTTCTTAATGACACTGATGGTTATATCCAGTTGCAG ATTGAGAACCAAGATGCACCTGGACTTAGCTTCAGGACGCACCCTAATATTGACAAACAGCTGTTCAACGGCCAGAAAATTGTTGGGGCAAGAGATCCATCCAGGCCTTTCCCCAGTGGTCAAAATGAAACACCCCTGGTGAAATGGAGAATCGAGGGGTTGAATGAGTCTTCTCTGCCATTGACAG TCAGTTGCTGGCCTTCAACATCTGGAAATACAACTGTTGTGAACATTGAATATGAAGCTTCAGACATGTTTGATTTGCACAATGTTATCGTCTCTATCCCTCTGCCCGCACTTAGGGATGCTCCAAGTGTAAAACAGATAGATGGAGAATGGAG GTATGACTCAAGAAACTCTGTGTTGGAATGGTCTGTGATGCTTATTGATCAATCCAACCGAAG TGGTTCCATGGAGTTCTCTGTTCCCGCTGCTGATCCATCGACATTTTTTCCCATCTCCGTTGGATTTTCTGCATCAAATACATTTAGTAACGTGAAG GTTACTGCCATCCTTCCATTGCAGGGAGGTAGTTCAAAATATTCACAGCAGGTTCGACTGGTCACTGTTAACTATCAAGTGGTCTGA